One window of the Eucalyptus grandis isolate ANBG69807.140 chromosome 8, ASM1654582v1, whole genome shotgun sequence genome contains the following:
- the LOC104415997 gene encoding ultraviolet-B receptor UVR8 isoform X2, with protein sequence MEVDSGSVSSGEVSAPVRRVLLISAGASHSVAVLSGNVVCSWGRGEDGQLGHGDAEDRSLPTHLSALDGQEVVSVICGADHTNAYSESRREVYSWGWGDFGRLGHGNHYDVFTPQPIKVLQGLRIKQIACGDSHCLAVTMEGEVQSWGRNQNGQLGLGTTEDSLLPQKIRAFQGIPVIMVAAGAEHTAAVTEAGELYGWGWGRYGNLGLGDRNDRLVPEKVSPLHLNGEAMVVVACGWRHSISVSASGALYTFGWSKYGQLGHGNFEDHLVPHKLEALHGNFVSQISGGWRHTMALTHDGKLYGWGWNKFGQVGVGNNVDHCAPVQVKIPNEQKVVQVSCGWRHTLAVTEQGNVFSWGRGTNGQLGHGESVDRNMPKIIEALSVDGSSGQQIQSSNLDLSSGKTWVSPSERYALVPDETWQEIRNDVSVPETDVRQMQM encoded by the exons ATGGAGGTGGATTCGGGTAGTGTCAGCAGCGGCGAGGTCAGCGCTCCCGTCCGGCGGGTGCTTCTCATCTCCGCCGGCGCCAGTCACTCCGTCGCCGTTCTCT CTGGAAATGTTGTTTGCTCATGGGGACGAGGAGAGGATGGCCAACTAGGCCATGGGGATGCTGAAGATCGTTCATTACCTACGCATTTGAGTGCATTGGATGGTCAAGAAGTAGTATCTGTTATTTGTGGAGCTGATCACACTAATGCATATTCTGAGTCACGTAGGGAGGTGTATAGTTGGGGATG GGGTGACTTTGGGAGGTTGGGTCATGGCAACCATTATGATGTCTTTACACCTCAACCCATCAAAGTTTTACAGGGTTTGAGAATAAAGCAAATTGCTTGTGGGGACAGCCATTGTTTGGCTGTGACTATGGAGGGAGAAGTCCAAAG CTGGGGGAGGAATCAAAATGGTCAACTTGGTCTTGGCACCACTGAGGATTCTCTCCTGCCACAGAAGATACGTGCATTTCAG GGCATCCCTGTTATAATGGTTGCAGCTGGAGCTGAACATACTGCTGCAGTAACAGAAGCTGGAGAACTTTATGGATGGGGTTGGGGCCGCTATGGCAACCTGGGCCTAGGTGACAGAAATGATCGCTTAGTTCCTGAGAAAGTTTCTCCTTTACAT TTGAATGGAGAAGCAATGGTTGTGGTTGCCTGCGGATGGCGACATTCAATATCAGTGTCTGCTTCTGGTGCCTTATACACCTTTGGATGGAGCAAATATGGTCAACTTGGACATGGAAATTTTGAAGATCACCTTGTTCCTCACAAGCTGGAGGCTTTGCATGGGAATTTTGTTTCTCAG ATATCTGGTGGTTGGAGGCACACTATGGCTCTCACTCATGATGGAAAATTGTATGGCTGGGGTTGGAACAAG TTTGGACAGGTTGGAGTGGGCAATAACGTTGATCATTGTGCTCCTGTGCAAGTCAAAATCCCTAATGAGCAG AAAGTGGTTCAGGTTTCATGTGGATGGAGGCACACACTAGCTGTTACTGAACAAGGCAATGTTTTCTCCTGGGGTAGAGGAACTAATGGACAGCTTGGGCATGGGGAATCTGTTGATAG GAACATGCCAAAGATAATAGAGGCTTTGAGTGTTGATGGATCTAGTGGACAGCAAATTCAGTCCTCAAACCTTGATCTCTCATCAG GAAAAACATGGGTCTCCCCATCAGAGAGATATGCCCTTGTTCCTGATGAAACA TGGCAGGAAATCAGAAATGATGTGAGTGTTCCCGAGACTGATGTCAGGCAGATGCAAATGTGA
- the LOC104415997 gene encoding ultraviolet-B receptor UVR8 isoform X1: MEVDSGSVSSGEVSAPVRRVLLISAGASHSVAVLSGNVVCSWGRGEDGQLGHGDAEDRSLPTHLSALDGQEVVSVICGADHTNAYSESRREVYSWGWGDFGRLGHGNHYDVFTPQPIKVLQGLRIKQIACGDSHCLAVTMEGEVQSWGRNQNGQLGLGTTEDSLLPQKIRAFQGIPVIMVAAGAEHTAAVTEAGELYGWGWGRYGNLGLGDRNDRLVPEKVSPLHLNGEAMVVVACGWRHSISVSASGALYTFGWSKYGQLGHGNFEDHLVPHKLEALHGNFVSQISGGWRHTMALTHDGKLYGWGWNKFGQVGVGNNVDHCAPVQVKIPNEQKVVQVSCGWRHTLAVTEQGNVFSWGRGTNGQLGHGESVDRNMPKIIEALSVDGSSGQQIQSSNLDLSSGKTWVSPSERYALVPDETVQWQEIRNDVSVPETDVRQMQM; encoded by the exons ATGGAGGTGGATTCGGGTAGTGTCAGCAGCGGCGAGGTCAGCGCTCCCGTCCGGCGGGTGCTTCTCATCTCCGCCGGCGCCAGTCACTCCGTCGCCGTTCTCT CTGGAAATGTTGTTTGCTCATGGGGACGAGGAGAGGATGGCCAACTAGGCCATGGGGATGCTGAAGATCGTTCATTACCTACGCATTTGAGTGCATTGGATGGTCAAGAAGTAGTATCTGTTATTTGTGGAGCTGATCACACTAATGCATATTCTGAGTCACGTAGGGAGGTGTATAGTTGGGGATG GGGTGACTTTGGGAGGTTGGGTCATGGCAACCATTATGATGTCTTTACACCTCAACCCATCAAAGTTTTACAGGGTTTGAGAATAAAGCAAATTGCTTGTGGGGACAGCCATTGTTTGGCTGTGACTATGGAGGGAGAAGTCCAAAG CTGGGGGAGGAATCAAAATGGTCAACTTGGTCTTGGCACCACTGAGGATTCTCTCCTGCCACAGAAGATACGTGCATTTCAG GGCATCCCTGTTATAATGGTTGCAGCTGGAGCTGAACATACTGCTGCAGTAACAGAAGCTGGAGAACTTTATGGATGGGGTTGGGGCCGCTATGGCAACCTGGGCCTAGGTGACAGAAATGATCGCTTAGTTCCTGAGAAAGTTTCTCCTTTACAT TTGAATGGAGAAGCAATGGTTGTGGTTGCCTGCGGATGGCGACATTCAATATCAGTGTCTGCTTCTGGTGCCTTATACACCTTTGGATGGAGCAAATATGGTCAACTTGGACATGGAAATTTTGAAGATCACCTTGTTCCTCACAAGCTGGAGGCTTTGCATGGGAATTTTGTTTCTCAG ATATCTGGTGGTTGGAGGCACACTATGGCTCTCACTCATGATGGAAAATTGTATGGCTGGGGTTGGAACAAG TTTGGACAGGTTGGAGTGGGCAATAACGTTGATCATTGTGCTCCTGTGCAAGTCAAAATCCCTAATGAGCAG AAAGTGGTTCAGGTTTCATGTGGATGGAGGCACACACTAGCTGTTACTGAACAAGGCAATGTTTTCTCCTGGGGTAGAGGAACTAATGGACAGCTTGGGCATGGGGAATCTGTTGATAG GAACATGCCAAAGATAATAGAGGCTTTGAGTGTTGATGGATCTAGTGGACAGCAAATTCAGTCCTCAAACCTTGATCTCTCATCAG GAAAAACATGGGTCTCCCCATCAGAGAGATATGCCCTTGTTCCTGATGAAACA GTTCAGTGGCAGGAAATCAGAAATGATGTGAGTGTTCCCGAGACTGATGTCAGGCAGATGCAAATGTGA
- the LOC104415995 gene encoding LOW QUALITY PROTEIN: auxilin-related protein 2 (The sequence of the model RefSeq protein was modified relative to this genomic sequence to represent the inferred CDS: inserted 1 base in 1 codon) yields MNDFDALLTADFGFKPQGKSAPMKPSGGGGGPGPGPGPMPAFDFDLGSRSGRAASSDHAYGSKPNAKSQTLDDFGDLFGGNARGATRSEGGGGGGGGGGSGFDFDSMFASSAKSPGSPVYDKPVYDDDIFEGIPGIKSSSGVKYEDVFRSISDSPPRRKGNEDSGFDDLLGGFGKKESESKSKGYDRSVPAFDDDLIPGFGGSGAPAKNRPMPEPTWSSEPTHHTSKMTEDPFASLGSTSPHVTSSSGLSTDPLEEFSKLGKSESMKTDAPSVSSGGVYDDMDPFDGLGKSVPSFSSERTNSGKDRSPLRREHSSRRSPDNYVEESFPDDNDLKSNKTFFDIPPASRGTPVSAGQTASDPPYAQASPNDASSPVDMSPRYEEHVSSSDEVWLTVSEIPLFTPPTSVPPPSRPPPPRPARVIRAGSSSFGSANAKRNVNEFSSFPNSTQNFEDSKSVPPTFRSSASSPIDELGDFAMGRSRNNVDDHSNGFYSEEMGMNSDAAASAAAMKEAMERAEAKFRHAKEVRERESSKTARSRDTVHLEKDEDFLDADERALREKQERLDRERMQREKEEEEREQRRLEKEREREEKEREQRRLEKERERREIEREKARQAVGRATREARERAAAEARERAATDARQKAERAAVDKVNAEARERAERAAVFRAQAEARERAAVEARERAEKAAAEARDREAQGRAAEARMKAERAAVERAAAEARERAAVEARERAAAEAREKAARANQQKNDNDLESFFSMGRASSAPRPRANSTDPFFETQSQSRKGPDVAKTSESTSSSMKKASSNTNIVDDLSSIFGGGVASSGDFQEVEGESEERRKARLERQQRAQERAAKALAEKNQRDLQVQXEQAERHRISETLDVEIKRWAAGKEGNLRALLSSLQYVLWPECGWQPVSLTDLITVAAVKKVYRKATLCIHPDKVQQKGANLQQKYVAEKVFDLLKEAWNRLNSEELF; encoded by the exons ATGAACGACTTCGACGCCCTCCTGACCGCCGATTTCGGCTTCAAGCCCCAGGGCAAATCGGCCCCCATGAAaccctccggcggcggcggcggccccgGCCCCGGCCCCGGCCCCATGCCCGCCTTCGACTTCGATCTCGGATCCCGATCCGGCCGCGCCGCCAGTTCCGATCACGCCTACGGCTCGAAGCCCAATGCGAAGTCCCAAACCCTAGACGACTTCGGGGACCTCTTCGGCGGCAATGCGAGGGGCGCGACCAGatcggagggcggcggcggcggcggcggcggcggcgggtcgGGATTCGATTTCGACTCGATGTTCGCTTCGAGCGCCAAATCGCCGGGCTCGCCGGTGTACGATAAGCCTGTCTACGACGATGATATATTCGAAGGCATTCCGGGGATCAAGAGCTCTTCCGGGGTGAAATATGAGGACGTCTTCAGGTCCATTTCCGATTCCCCGCCGCGGAGGAAAGGGAATGAAGATAGTGGGTTCGACGATCTTTTGGGGGGATTTGGAAAGAAGGAAAGTGAGTCGAAGAGTAAGGGATATGATCGGAGCGTCCCTGCTTTTGACGATGATTTAATTCCTGGGTTTGGAGGAAGTGGTGCTCCTGCTAAAAACAG GCCAATGCCAGAGCCTACTTGGTCTTCTGAGCCAACGCATCACACGAGTAAAATGACAGAAGATCCATTTGCGTCATTGGGATCAACCTCACCCCATGTGACCTCATCTTCCGGCCTTTCCACTGACCCATTGGAAGAATTTAGTAAGCTTGGGAAATCCGAGAGCATGAAAACTGATGCTCCATCTGTATCCAGTGGGGGAGTATATGATGACATGGATCCATTTGATGGCTTGGGAAAATCTGTGCCGTCATTTTCATCTGAAAGAACCAATAGTGGCAAGGATAGAAGTCCTTTGAGGAGAGAGCACAGCTCTAGGAGGAGTCCAGACAACTATGTGGAAGAGTCTTTTCCTGATGATAATGATCttaaatctaataaaacttTTTTCGATATTCCTCCTGCTTCTCGAGGTACTCCCGTGTCTGCTGGTCAAACTGCTTCTGATCCTCCCTATGCACAGGCCAGTCCGAATGATGCCAGTAGTCCAGTAGATATGTCCCCAAGATACGAGGAACATGTCTCATCCTCTGATGAGGTATGGCTCACGGTATCAGAAATTCCTCTTTTTACACCACCTACGAGTGTGCCCCCGCCGTCTAGACCTCCTCCTCCAAGACCAGCACGAGTCATAAGAGCAGGAAGTAGCTCTTTTGGATCTGCAAATGCGAAGAGAAATGTTAATGAGTTTTCTTCATTCCCAAATTCCACTCAAAATTTTGAGGATTCTAAGTCAGTTCCTCCTACTTTTAGGAGTTCAGCTTCATCTCCAATAGATGAATTGGGAGATTTTGCAATGGGCAGGAGTAGAAATAATGTTGATGATCATTCCAACGGCTTTTATAGTGAGGAGATGGGGATGAACTCTGATGCTGCTGCATCTGCAGCAGCCATGAAAGAAGCCATGGAGAGGGCAGAGGCTAAGTTTAGGCATGCAAAGGaggtaagggaaagagagagtagTAAGACTGCTAGAAGTAGGGACACTGTGCATCTCGAGAAGGACGaggattttctggatgctgatGAGAGAGCTCTGCGGGAAAAGCAAGAGAGGTTAGATCGCGAGAGGATGCAgagggagaaggaagaggaagagagggagcaAAGGAGacttgagaaagagagagaaagagaagaaaaagagagggaacaAAGGAGacttgaaaaggaaagggagagaagagagattgaGAGGGAAAAGGCCAGACAAGCCGTGGGAAGGGCTACGAGGGAGGCACGTGAGAGAGCAGCTGCTGAGGCACGTGAGAGAGCAGCTACAGATGCTCGCCAGAAAGCTGAAAGGGCTGCTGTGGATAAAGTGAATGCTGAAGCTCGAGAGCGCGCAGAAAGGGCAGCAGTGTTTAGAGCACAAGCTGAAGCCCGTGAAAGAGCAGCTGTAGAGGCAAGGGAAAGAGCTGAAAAGGCTGCTGCAGAAGCAAGGGATAGGGAAGCACAGGGGAGAGCTGCTGAAGCACGGATGAAAGCAGAACGAGCTGCTGTGGAGAGAGCTGCTGCAGAGGCTCGAGAGAGGGCTGCTGTGGAGGCTCGAGAGAGGGCTGCTGCGGAGGCTCGAGAAAAGGCTGCTAGGGCCAACCAACAAAAGAATGATAATGATCTCGAATCTTTTTTCAGCATGGGTCGAGCAAGCAGTGCTCCGCGGCCCAGGGCCAATTCTACA GATCCTTTCTTTGAAACACAGTCACAAAGCAGAAAGGGGCCTGATGTGGCCAAGACATCTGAATCTACTTCATCAAGCATGAAAAAAGCTTCATCAAACACAAATATTGTTGAcgatctttcttcaatttttggag GAGGAGTAGCATCATCTGGGGATTTTCAGGAAGTTGaaggagaaagtgaagaaagaCGTAAAGCTCGGTTGGAACGCCAGCAGAGGGCTCAAGAACGAGCG GCAAAAGCCCTGGCTGAGAAGAACCAGCGGGATCTTCAGGTTC AGGAGCAGGCTGAGAGACAT AGAATTTCTGAAACATTGGATGTGGAGATCAAGCGATGGGCTGCTGGCAAAGAGGGGAACCTTCGGGCCTTGCTTTCAAGTTTACAATAT GTGCTCTGGCCTGAATGTGGTTGGCAGCCTGTgtctttgacagatttgataACTGTTGCAGCGGTGAAGAAGGTATACAGGAAAGCAACCTTGTGCATTCATCCTGATAAAGTGCAGCAGAAAGGTGCTAATCTTCAGCAGAAATACGTTGCTGAAAAAGTGTTTGACCTCCTTAAG GAAGCTTGGAACAGATTAAATTCTGAGGAGCTCTTTTGA